In one Verrucomicrobiota bacterium JB022 genomic region, the following are encoded:
- a CDS encoding ribonucleoside triphosphate reductase, which translates to MLDLSPNTHLQAYLASKTGLFSQVKKRDGRIAPFDTRKITASIAKAGAATGEFGEDMALRLAVRVVEHALTILTVDVPTVEQIQDMCEEVLLASPFRATARAFIVYREQHARLREIQQAADVDKVDQYLSRLDWEVKENSNMSFSLQGLNHYLSSSLSKSYWLRKVYSSEVRDAHEHGDFHIHDLNLISVYCVGWDLFDLLKEGFRGVSGKLESRPAKHFRAALGQVVNFFYTLQGEAAGAQAFSSFDTLLAPYIRYDKLSDAELKQALQEFMFNVNVPTRVGFQTPFTNVTLDLKCPSHYRDHPVIRGGELQPETYGEFQAEMDRFNKALFELYADGDARGRILTFPIPTINLTKDFDWDNPEHDPLWEMTAKYGVPYFSNFINSDMDPEDARSMCCRLRIDNTQLDKRGGGLFGAHPLTGSVGVVTINMPRLGHLATNEQDFYARLARLMDLARDSLEVKRKLLERLTDGGLYPYTTFYLRDIKERRGTYWANHFSTIGLLGMNEACANLFGEDIGTERGQAFARDVLDFMRERLVSYQQETGHLYNLEATPGESTTYRFAQADRDRFPDIQFANDKAVRELGAEPFYTNSTHLPVNYTEDIFEALDKQDDLQTRYTGGTVLHLFLGERIRDLTITKRLIRRVAESYHLPYFSLTPTFSVCAEHGYLNGEHANCPHCGRQAEIYSRVVGYLRPVEQWNAGKQAEFDVRREYEVREKSASAKAAKEAQQAVG; encoded by the coding sequence ATGCTCGACCTTTCCCCGAATACCCACCTCCAAGCCTATCTGGCCAGCAAGACCGGCCTCTTCTCGCAGGTCAAGAAACGTGACGGACGGATCGCACCGTTCGACACCCGCAAGATCACCGCTTCCATCGCCAAGGCGGGCGCTGCGACCGGCGAATTCGGCGAAGACATGGCCCTGCGCCTCGCCGTGCGCGTGGTCGAACACGCCTTGACGATCCTCACTGTCGACGTGCCGACGGTCGAGCAGATCCAGGACATGTGCGAAGAGGTGCTGCTGGCCTCGCCCTTCCGCGCCACCGCCCGCGCCTTCATCGTCTACCGCGAGCAGCACGCCCGCCTGCGCGAGATCCAGCAGGCGGCCGACGTGGATAAGGTCGACCAATACCTGAGCCGTCTCGACTGGGAGGTGAAGGAAAACAGCAACATGAGCTTCTCTCTGCAAGGGCTCAACCACTACCTCTCCAGCAGCCTCAGCAAGAGCTACTGGCTGCGCAAGGTCTACAGCAGCGAGGTGCGCGACGCCCACGAGCACGGCGATTTCCACATCCACGACCTCAACCTGATCAGCGTTTACTGCGTGGGCTGGGACCTCTTCGACCTGCTCAAGGAGGGCTTCCGCGGCGTTTCGGGCAAGCTGGAGAGCCGCCCGGCCAAGCACTTCCGCGCCGCGCTGGGCCAAGTGGTCAACTTCTTCTACACGTTGCAGGGCGAGGCCGCCGGCGCGCAGGCCTTCAGCAGCTTCGACACGCTCCTCGCCCCCTATATCCGCTACGACAAGCTGAGCGATGCGGAGCTGAAGCAGGCCCTGCAGGAGTTCATGTTCAACGTCAACGTGCCGACGCGGGTGGGCTTCCAGACGCCGTTTACCAACGTGACGCTCGACCTCAAGTGCCCGTCGCACTACCGCGACCACCCCGTGATCCGCGGCGGCGAGCTGCAGCCCGAGACCTACGGCGAGTTCCAGGCCGAGATGGACCGCTTCAACAAGGCGCTCTTCGAGCTGTATGCCGATGGCGACGCCCGGGGCCGCATCCTCACCTTCCCCATCCCCACGATCAACCTGACGAAGGACTTCGACTGGGACAACCCGGAGCACGACCCGCTGTGGGAGATGACGGCCAAGTATGGCGTGCCTTACTTCAGCAACTTCATCAACAGCGACATGGATCCAGAGGACGCGCGCAGCATGTGCTGCCGTCTGCGGATCGACAACACGCAGCTCGACAAGCGCGGCGGCGGCCTGTTCGGTGCTCACCCGCTGACGGGTTCTGTGGGCGTCGTGACGATCAACATGCCGCGCCTCGGCCACCTCGCCACCAACGAGCAGGACTTCTACGCCCGCCTCGCCCGCCTGATGGACCTCGCCCGCGACAGCCTCGAAGTGAAGCGCAAGCTGCTCGAACGCCTGACCGACGGCGGCCTGTACCCCTACACCACCTTCTACCTCCGCGACATCAAGGAGCGGCGCGGCACGTATTGGGCCAACCACTTCAGCACCATCGGCCTGCTGGGCATGAACGAGGCCTGCGCCAACCTCTTCGGCGAAGACATCGGCACCGAACGCGGCCAGGCCTTTGCCCGCGATGTGCTCGACTTCATGCGCGAACGGCTGGTGAGCTACCAGCAGGAAACCGGGCACCTCTACAACCTCGAGGCCACCCCCGGGGAGTCCACGACCTACCGTTTCGCCCAGGCCGACCGCGACCGCTTCCCCGATATCCAATTTGCCAACGACAAGGCCGTGCGCGAGCTGGGAGCCGAGCCCTTCTACACCAACAGCACGCACCTCCCGGTCAACTACACCGAAGACATCTTCGAGGCGCTGGACAAGCAGGACGACCTCCAGACCCGCTACACCGGCGGCACCGTGCTCCACCTCTTCCTCGGCGAGCGTATCCGCGACCTCACGATCACCAAGCGCCTGATCCGTCGTGTGGCCGAGAGCTACCACCTGCCGTATTTCTCGCTCACCCCCACCTTCAGCGTCTGCGCCGAGCACGGCTACCTGAACGGCGAGCACGCCAACTGCCCGCACTGCGGTCGCCAGGCTGAGATCTACAGCCGCGTGGTCGGCTACCTGCGCCCGGTCGAGCAATGGAACGCCGGCAAGCAAGCCGAGTTCGACGTGCGCCGCGAATACGAAGTGCGCGAAAAGAGCGCCTCGGCCAAAGCCGCCAAGGAAGCACAGCAAGCGGTCGGTTGA